The Halobacterium hubeiense genome contains the following window.
GGCGCGCGTGAAGCGAACACGAAACGCGTTTCCCACCGCCGCCCCCTCCCCAGCGTATGCACGTCGTCGTCAACGCCGCGATGAGCGCGGACGGCAAGCTCTCGACGCGCCGCCGCGAGCAGGTCGTCATCAGCGGCGAGGCCGACTTCCGGCGCGTGGACGAACTGCGCGCGAGCGTGGACGCCGTGATGGTCGGCGTCGGCACCGTGCTCGCTGACAACCCCTCACTGACCGTCGACGACTCCGACCTCGTCGCCGAGCGCGACCAGCGCGGCGACTCCCCCCAGCCGGCCCGCGTCGTCGCGGACTCCCACGCCCGCACGCCGCCGGACGCCCGCGTGCTCGACGGCGCCGCGGAGACGTACGTCCTCGTCGCCGAGGAGGAGCCCCGCGAGCACCGGCAGACGCTCGAAGACGCCGGCGCGACCGTCGTCGTCGCCGGCGAGAACCGCGTCGAACTCCCCGACGCCCTCGACCAACTGGAAGCCCACGGCGTCGAGGCGTTGATGGTCGAGGGCGGCGGCGAACTCATCTTCTCGCTGTTCGCCGACGACCTCGTGGACGAGCTCTCCGTATTCGTCGCGCCGAAGATTATCGGCGGCCGCGACGCCCCCACGCTCGCCGACGGCGACGGCTTCGTCCGCGACTTCCCGGAACTCGAACTGGCGGGCGTCGAGCGCATCGACGACGGCGTCCTCTTGGAGTACGACTGCTGAGGGCGACCGACCGCTATTCGCCGCCCCGAGAGACGGGGACGGTCGTGACCTGTACCTCGGCGCGCCGGACGACGCGCTCGGTGACGCTCCCGACGCTGAGGAACCGGTCGAGGCCGCTGCGGCCGTGCTTGCCCATCACCACGAGGTCCGCGCCGTAGTCGTCGGCCGCGTCCAGAATCTCCTCGTGGGGGAGCCCGGTTCGCAGGTGTTTCTCCACGCCCACGCCGGCCGCCGCGCCCTGCTCGCCGGCGGCGTCGAGCGCGCGCTCGGCCTCGGTCTCTGCTTCCTCGACGACGAGGTCGTAGTCCGTCGCGACGAACCGCTCGTCGACGACGAACAGCGCGTGCACCTCGGCGTCGAACCGCTCGGCTAACGCGAGCGCGACGCCGACTGCCTCCGA
Protein-coding sequences here:
- a CDS encoding universal stress protein, whose protein sequence is MYSTILVPTDGSEGASEAVGVALALAERFDAEVHALFVVDERFVATDYDLVVEEAETEAERALDAAGEQGAAAGVGVEKHLRTGLPHEEILDAADDYGADLVVMGKHGRSGLDRFLSVGSVTERVVRRAEVQVTTVPVSRGGE
- a CDS encoding 2,5-diamino-6-(ribosylamino)-4(3H)-pyrimidinone 5'-phosphate reductase gives rise to the protein MHVVVNAAMSADGKLSTRRREQVVISGEADFRRVDELRASVDAVMVGVGTVLADNPSLTVDDSDLVAERDQRGDSPQPARVVADSHARTPPDARVLDGAAETYVLVAEEEPREHRQTLEDAGATVVVAGENRVELPDALDQLEAHGVEALMVEGGGELIFSLFADDLVDELSVFVAPKIIGGRDAPTLADGDGFVRDFPELELAGVERIDDGVLLEYDC